A window of Numenius arquata chromosome 6, bNumArq3.hap1.1, whole genome shotgun sequence contains these coding sequences:
- the C6H11orf96 gene encoding uncharacterized protein C11orf96 homolog has product MAAKPAELMGVCSSYQAVMPHFVCVAEEFSPPARPAKAPKGKLRRPRQSRFKTQPVTFDEIQEVEEEGVSPMEEEKAKKSFLQSLECLRRSTQNLSLQRDRLGSCRLRNSLDSSDSDSAL; this is encoded by the coding sequence ATGGCGGCGAAGCCGGCCGAGCTGATGGGCGTCTGCTCCAGCTACCAGGCGGTGATGCCCCACTTCGTCTGCGTGGCCGAGGAGTtctcccccccggcccgccccgccaaAGCCCCCAAGGGCAAGCTGCGGCGGCCCCGGCAGTCGCGCTTCAAGACGCAGCCGGTGACTTTCGACGAGAtccaggaggtggaggaggaaggggtgtcccccatggaggaggagaaggccaAGAAGTCTTTCCTGCAGTCCCTGGAGTGCCTGCGGCGGAGCACCCAGAACCTCAGCCTCCAGAGGGACCGGCTCGGCAGCTGCCGCCTCCGCAACAGCCTGGACTCCAGCGACTCGGACTCGGCCCTCTGA